A part of Desulfobacter sp. genomic DNA contains:
- a CDS encoding NAD-dependent malic enzyme, with product MEINHYEFEYGEYGETTGVTINLRGFDILRYNNISKGTAFTIDERRKFKLSGYLPPRVKTLEDQVKNSLRIVEEKENDIEKFIYLRSLYDRNVVLAHAVIASDVPRFLPIIYTPTVGQACQQYSTMFRRANGIHLYPGNIDYAEYILRNYTDQDIRVAVVTDNQGILGIGDQGAGGIPICLGKLMLYTQGAGIAPWHCLPISLDVGTDNLTLLEDPNYLGWRERRLKGEDYDKFVEKFVTAFKKVFPQALCQWEDFSKQTAFSVRDKYLKEVISFNDDIQGTGSIALAGILAAMKVKNEKMTDQVYLVHGAGAGGVGIAEQIQTELMEQGMDQAQAAARIFTLDSRGVVTSDRDIEPYKLKFAKAPESMPWLKTPEDNTLLNVVKNEKVTVLIGTSGQPGCFTREIVDAVGANTDRPVVLPLSNPTTKTEALPADLYEWTDGKALVATGSPFADVEHNGKSYRIGQMNNAFVFPGVGLGIVASGATEVLPVFFSAAAHAVAGFISDADLADGILCPPLHQLQEVSLEVAKRVGSEAIKAGVCTEDCPFSEFNHENNEERLNTLIEKMVWKPEYL from the coding sequence ATGGAAATTAATCATTACGAGTTTGAGTACGGCGAATACGGCGAAACTACAGGCGTCACCATCAATTTAAGGGGATTTGACATCCTTCGCTACAACAACATCAGTAAAGGTACCGCCTTTACCATTGATGAACGGCGGAAATTCAAACTCAGCGGCTATCTTCCTCCCAGGGTCAAAACCCTGGAAGACCAGGTGAAGAACAGCCTGAGAATCGTTGAAGAAAAAGAAAACGACATTGAAAAGTTCATTTATCTTCGCAGCCTTTACGACAGAAACGTTGTTCTGGCCCATGCCGTGATTGCATCCGACGTGCCCCGTTTTCTCCCCATCATTTATACCCCCACCGTGGGCCAGGCCTGCCAGCAGTATTCGACAATGTTCCGCCGGGCCAACGGCATCCACCTCTACCCGGGCAATATCGACTATGCCGAATACATCCTGCGCAACTACACGGACCAGGACATCCGGGTGGCGGTTGTAACGGACAACCAGGGCATCCTGGGGATCGGTGACCAGGGCGCCGGCGGCATCCCCATCTGCCTTGGCAAACTCATGCTCTATACCCAGGGCGCAGGAATCGCCCCCTGGCACTGCCTGCCCATCTCCCTTGACGTGGGAACGGACAACCTGACCCTGCTGGAAGATCCCAACTACCTGGGCTGGCGTGAACGCCGGCTCAAAGGTGAAGACTACGATAAGTTCGTGGAAAAATTTGTCACTGCCTTTAAAAAAGTCTTCCCCCAAGCGCTGTGCCAGTGGGAAGATTTCTCAAAACAGACAGCCTTTTCCGTCAGGGATAAATACCTCAAAGAGGTGATCTCCTTTAACGACGATATCCAGGGCACCGGTTCCATTGCCCTGGCCGGGATCCTGGCCGCCATGAAGGTTAAAAATGAAAAAATGACCGACCAGGTCTACCTGGTCCACGGCGCCGGTGCCGGGGGCGTCGGCATTGCCGAACAGATCCAGACCGAACTCATGGAACAGGGTATGGATCAAGCCCAAGCCGCGGCCCGCATATTCACCCTGGACTCCAGGGGGGTGGTCACCTCGGACAGGGACATTGAACCCTATAAGCTGAAATTCGCCAAGGCACCGGAATCCATGCCCTGGCTCAAAACCCCCGAGGACAACACCCTGCTCAACGTCGTTAAAAACGAAAAAGTCACTGTCCTCATCGGCACCTCAGGCCAGCCCGGATGCTTTACCCGGGAAATCGTTGACGCCGTCGGCGCCAACACCGACCGCCCCGTGGTTCTCCCCTTGAGCAACCCCACCACCAAGACCGAAGCCCTGCCCGCGGACCTTTATGAATGGACCGACGGCAAAGCCCTGGTGGCCACCGGCTCCCCCTTTGCCGATGTCGAGCACAACGGTAAATCCTACCGCATCGGCCAGATGAACAACGCCTTTGTATTCCCGGGCGTCGGCTTAGGGATCGTGGCCTCAGGCGCCACAGAGGTGCTGCCGGTATTTTTCTCTGCCGCCGCCCATGCCGTGGCCGGATTCATCAGTGACGCAGACCTTGCCGACGGCATCCTCTGCCCGCCCCTGCACCAGTTGCAGGAAGTTTCCCTTGAAGTGGCCAAACGTGTCGGTTCTGAAGCCATCAAAGCCGGCGTCTGCACCGAAGACTGCCCCTTCTCGGAATTCAACCACGAAAACAACGAAGAGCGGCTCAACACCCTCATCGAAAAAATGGTCTGGAAGCCTGAATACCTCTAA
- a CDS encoding protein tyrosine phosphatase family protein, whose product MDIETSYNFRKIHDRLTTSGVVSRDCLKTLAVQGYEVLVNLMPDESEYAVSDEQRIVMAQNLEYIYIPVDFEQPEDSDFIRFSAELERVLDKDRKVHIHCAANYRVSAFCALYAVHNDIWSIDKAWSFIHDVWQPADHRGWSEFIIHTLTNKSGTQQTAPAAPVK is encoded by the coding sequence GTGGATATAGAAACCAGTTATAATTTTAGAAAAATACACGATAGACTCACTACGTCAGGCGTTGTCAGTCGAGATTGCCTCAAAACGCTTGCGGTTCAGGGGTATGAAGTCCTGGTTAACCTAATGCCAGATGAGAGTGAATACGCAGTTTCCGATGAGCAAAGGATTGTCATGGCCCAGAATCTGGAATATATTTATATCCCCGTTGATTTTGAACAGCCGGAAGATTCTGATTTCATAAGGTTTTCAGCTGAATTGGAGCGCGTGCTGGATAAGGACAGGAAAGTCCACATACACTGTGCCGCTAATTACCGTGTTAGTGCATTCTGTGCCTTGTATGCGGTACATAATGACATCTGGAGTATTGATAAAGCGTGGTCGTTTATTCATGATGTATGGCAGCCGGCAGACCACCGGGGGTGGTCAGAATTCATTATTCATACTTTAACTAATAAATCCGGCACCCAACAAACCGCTCCAGCCGCCCCCGTGAAATAG
- a CDS encoding GNAT family N-acetyltransferase: MKKDFGNTFGWFEDEQRKSAADEIQNAKIIMVEQKDIGVIKIIPKSSELHLHQMQILPEHQGRGIGTELVKRAIDRAEKLNIPVTLLVLKGAAAKRIYDRLGFYVTDEYENNYKMCWQPKNIQV, from the coding sequence ATGAAAAAAGATTTTGGCAACACATTTGGCTGGTTTGAAGATGAGCAGCGGAAGAGTGCCGCGGATGAAATACAAAATGCCAAAATAATTATGGTGGAACAAAAGGATATTGGCGTCATCAAGATAATTCCAAAAAGCAGTGAATTGCATTTACATCAAATGCAGATTTTGCCTGAACACCAAGGGAGGGGCATTGGCACTGAACTTGTCAAAAGAGCAATTGACCGTGCGGAGAAACTGAATATACCGGTGACCCTCCTGGTGCTCAAAGGCGCCGCTGCGAAGCGCATATACGACAGACTTGGTTTTTATGTTACAGATGAATACGAAAACAATTACAAGATGTGCTGGCAGCCAAAAAATATTCAGGTTTAA
- a CDS encoding ABC transporter substrate-binding protein codes for MKPFCGKCSKTALLSAALLLAITVHALADAPSRTLTMALLPIPDVLPSYVAQENGYFKEYGIKVNALPVASALERDQLMQAGKIDGMVNELAGTANFNRDKVRMQVVASARCPLGDAPLFRVLSAPQSGIQTISQLKHVPIAVSKNTIIEYITNRLLTSSGFSTDEINTRSVPVLPERMQLLLSGQIKAATLPDPLGASALKAGAKLIIDDLSLPERSLSVLSFSLTSLTEKTEAVECYVKAWMKGARDLNEAPEAYRPLMLKRIRVPKNLKNDVKIPPFPVKQLPSEAQWNDVMEWMIQKKLLAGAVKYNESVNGAFLK; via the coding sequence ATGAAACCGTTTTGCGGAAAATGCTCTAAAACAGCTCTGCTGTCGGCTGCACTCTTACTGGCAATAACCGTCCATGCCCTGGCGGATGCCCCGTCGAGAACCCTGACCATGGCCCTGCTGCCCATTCCCGATGTCCTCCCCTCCTATGTGGCCCAGGAAAATGGATATTTTAAGGAATATGGCATCAAGGTGAACGCCCTGCCCGTGGCCAGTGCCCTTGAGCGGGACCAGCTGATGCAGGCAGGTAAAATTGACGGGATGGTTAACGAACTGGCCGGCACGGCTAACTTTAACCGGGATAAGGTTCGCATGCAGGTTGTGGCTTCGGCCCGCTGCCCCTTGGGAGACGCACCGTTGTTCAGGGTGCTGTCCGCCCCCCAAAGCGGTATCCAGACCATCTCCCAGCTTAAGCATGTCCCCATCGCAGTTTCAAAAAACACAATCATTGAATATATCACCAACCGGCTCCTGACCAGCTCGGGCTTTTCCACGGATGAAATCAATACCCGCTCGGTTCCGGTACTGCCCGAACGGATGCAACTGCTGCTCTCAGGGCAGATCAAGGCGGCAACCCTGCCGGATCCCCTGGGTGCCAGTGCCCTAAAGGCCGGGGCAAAACTGATCATAGACGATCTCAGCCTGCCGGAAAGAAGCCTCAGTGTGCTCAGTTTCAGCCTCACATCCCTGACCGAAAAAACAGAGGCGGTTGAATGCTATGTAAAGGCTTGGATGAAAGGGGCCAGGGACCTGAATGAAGCGCCTGAGGCATACAGGCCCCTCATGCTCAAAAGAATCAGGGTGCCCAAAAACCTGAAAAACGACGTTAAGATCCCCCCCTTCCCCGTCAAACAGTTGCCTTCGGAGGCCCAGTGGAATGACGTCATGGAATGGATGATCCAGAA